CGATGAAACACCCGAACTGATGCCCCTCCCCATCACGCTCGCGCACGGTCTGACCCGGCGCCTCGCGCAGGTCCGCAAGGACGGCACCCTCGATTACCTGCGCCCCGACGCCAAAGCCCAGGTCACCATCGTGCGCGATGGCGGCGAGGTGTGGGTGGACACGGTCGTGATCTCCACCCAGCACCGCGAGGACGTCGAGCAGGCCCGGATCCGCGCCGACATGCTCTCGCACGTGATTCAGCATGTCGTTCCGCAGGAGCTGCTGCGCGAAGAGACCAAGTACTTCATCAACCCGTCGGGCAAGTTCGTGATCGGCGGACCGCACGGTGACACCGGCCTGACCGGGCGCAAGATCATCGTGGATACCTACGGCGGCGCGGTGCCGCACGGCGGGGGCGCCTTCAGCGGCAAGGACCCCACCAAGGTGGACCGCAGCGCCGCGTACTACGCGCGCTACATCGCCAAGAACCTGGTGGCGGCGGGTCTGGCCCGCAGGGCCCTGGTGGAGGTCGCCTACGCCATCGGGCGGGCAAACCCCGTCAGCCTGCGCGTGGAGTCCTTTGGCACGAGCACCGTGAGCGACGAGCAGCTGGCCGCCCTGGTGCGCGCGCACTTCGACGCCCGTCCGCAGGCCATCATCGCCAACCTCGATTTGCTGCGCCCGATTTACGCGCAGACCGCCGCGTACGGGCACTTCGGCCGCCCGGAATTTCCCTGGGAGCAGACCGACAAGGTCGAGGAGCTGCGCGCCGCCCTCACCGAACTGCGTCCGGCGGTGGGCCGCTCGTCGTAGCCCTCACGGGCAAAAAAGACAGGGCCATTTGGCCCTGTCTTTTTTGCGTTATGGCCGCTCGCGGCCATAAGTGAGACGCCGCAGCAGCCATTCGGCCGGTCCGCGCGAAAAGTACTGCAGGTACCAACGGCTCAGCAGCACCTGCACGACGAACAGCACCAGCGCGAAGAGCAGGCTGTTCAGGGCGCCCCACCGTCCGTAAAGTCCCAGGCCGTAGCCGTTGAACACGAAGGTGCAGACCAGTGATGCCAGCAGGTAATTGCTGAGGGCGAGTTGCCCCACGCTTGCCAGGGGTCGCAGCCAGCGACCGCGGCCCGCCCCGACCAGCAGGGCCAGGAGCGCGCCGTAGAGCAGCGCGAAGGCCAGACCGCCTGCAAAGCGCAGCAAGGTGGCCCAGAACTGTGCTGAGACGCTGTCCTGCGCGGCCAGCGCCGTGAAGGCCAGGTTGAGCGGCACGCCCAGCACCAGGCCCAGCGTCACGGTGAGCCACAGGGGCCCACGAAATTCCTGCGGGCGCTGCAGCACCCCGCTGCGCGCGATCAGCACCCCGATCAGAAACAGGCCCAGCAGCCACGGGCCATAAAACATCACGATGCCCGGCAACTCTCCCAGAAACTGCGGCGCGCGAAAGGAAAGGACCTCAAGGTAGCTGCCTTGCTGATAGGCCGCGTGTACGCCCGCGCTGCTGATGTCCGCGCTTTCGTGGCCGGAAACCAGTGCAAGCAGGCTGACGCTGAGGGCGGTAAAGCCCAGCAGGGCCGGAATCACGGCGGCCAGCAGGGCAGTGGGCGCGCGCAGCAGCGCCAGCAGCACAAAAGCGACCAGCGCGTAGTTGGCCAGAATGTCACCTACCCACACCAGTACCCCGTGCAGCACCCCGATCAGCAGCAGGGCCAGCAGTCGCCGTACCTGCCGCGCGCTGCCCGACCGTGCGACGGAGAGTGCCATGCCCGCGCCGAACAGCATCGCGAAGGTGGACACGAACTTGCCGTTGAAGAAAAAGTCGATGAACGCCTGCGCGCTGCGGTCGGGCCCGCTTTGCAGCCACGGCACGTAGCCGGCAAAGTTCTGCAGGTTCACCAGCAGAATGCCCCCGATCGCCAGGCCCCGCAGAATGTCCGGAAGAAGCGAGCGCTCGCTTCGGGTGATGGGCACCGTCATGAAGCTCAGGGTACGCCAGCGGCGCGAGGGCACCTCAGGCTTTCCCCGCTTCCTTCGGAAACGCCGGAGCCTTTCATGAGGCACATGCAGGAGCGTGTTAGGTTCCGCGCATGCGAGAACCACGCCGAATATTGGCAACGCGGGCCCTGGGCGCGCTGCTGGTCTGCTTTGCCGGTCAGGTGAGCGCCGAGCCACTGCTCATCAAGGGCGGTGGGCTGCTGACCTCGAAATTCTGTGCCAAGTACGCCTGCCAGTCCCTGGGCACCGTGACGCTGGGTGGGGCCACCAGCCGCGCCTACCGCCTGCAGAAAGCCCCCGGGGTGGGCGTGGTGTCGCGTGTTGCGGGCAACCGGGTGGCGGGCATGACCCTGCTGCTGCTCGATCCGCAGGGGCTCAAGGACAGCCAACTGCTCTACGCCATTGGCACGGTGCTGCCGGATTTCCAGGCGCTCAGTTTCGGGGAGCGTCACCGTTTCGCGGTGAGCAAGCAGTGCCTGAAATCGGCCACACGCGGCAAGCGCCTGGCGCTGGGTGGCACGAACCTGCTCTTCAGCTGCGAGTACAACAACGCCGCCCTGTATGCCGCCGCCGTCAGGGCTTACCGTCTGTCGAGCACCAAAGGGGTCATCAGCGTGACGTACGCAGCGCCTTAGAGCGTTTGTCCGTTCCATTGATGGAGAACAACACTCCATCAATTCCACTTCCATCCGCGCCAGCACAGGGTCTACTCGCTCCACTCGGTCATAGACATTGATCAAAAACCTATCAATGTTTATGACAACCGCTTTAAAGGCTCCTGAAGGCTGATCGTAGGGAGGGCCGCACCTCGTCACAGGTGATCTGCTGCGCCGGTGTTAGCATGTGGCGGCATGAGCCCCA
The Deinococcus peraridilitoris DSM 19664 genome window above contains:
- the metK gene encoding methionine adenosyltransferase — protein: MRQYYTSESVSEGHPDKLADFISDSILDEFLRQEPTSRVACETLVTTGLALVAGEISAREAYVDISRVVREAVRSVGYTRAKYGFDADSVSVMTTIDEQSPDIAQGVNYSEEWREMSEAERALPQNRFSMIGAGDQGLMFGYATDETPELMPLPITLAHGLTRRLAQVRKDGTLDYLRPDAKAQVTIVRDGGEVWVDTVVISTQHREDVEQARIRADMLSHVIQHVVPQELLREETKYFINPSGKFVIGGPHGDTGLTGRKIIVDTYGGAVPHGGGAFSGKDPTKVDRSAAYYARYIAKNLVAAGLARRALVEVAYAIGRANPVSLRVESFGTSTVSDEQLAALVRAHFDARPQAIIANLDLLRPIYAQTAAYGHFGRPEFPWEQTDKVEELRAALTELRPAVGRSS
- a CDS encoding DUF418 domain-containing protein, producing the protein MTVPITRSERSLLPDILRGLAIGGILLVNLQNFAGYVPWLQSGPDRSAQAFIDFFFNGKFVSTFAMLFGAGMALSVARSGSARQVRRLLALLLIGVLHGVLVWVGDILANYALVAFVLLALLRAPTALLAAVIPALLGFTALSVSLLALVSGHESADISSAGVHAAYQQGSYLEVLSFRAPQFLGELPGIVMFYGPWLLGLFLIGVLIARSGVLQRPQEFRGPLWLTVTLGLVLGVPLNLAFTALAAQDSVSAQFWATLLRFAGGLAFALLYGALLALLVGAGRGRWLRPLASVGQLALSNYLLASLVCTFVFNGYGLGLYGRWGALNSLLFALVLFVVQVLLSRWYLQYFSRGPAEWLLRRLTYGRERP